Within Anopheles ziemanni chromosome 2, idAnoZiCoDA_A2_x.2, whole genome shotgun sequence, the genomic segment GATTTATGGTGGGCAGTAAAGGGAAAACTCGGGATAAGTTGCGCATCTAATGTGCCTTTCTTCAGTTATGTAAACATGTCTTTTACAATACAATTTTGCCCGCTATTCTACAGTTCTTTGTTGTGTAGAAATTACGATTGCACAGCCTTAAAGGCATAAGACGATTCTTTGATGTGTAATTTTATGATCAGTTGGGATCTAAaacctttcttctttttatatgaaatatatgctaacaagaaaaacaaacttacaTTTCTCCCTTATTCTCTACTTTCTATCATTTTCATATCTTACGTTTACTGCTAAAAACATTTCAGAATCGATTTGATATGGTTCATTAGGGTAATATAAGTTTTGAGTAATTCGAATTCGTTTGCATTGACAACGTAACCTGGCTTTAACCTTAACTAAAATTTCTTTTACCATATACCATATTTTTCTGggctagttttttttctcaagaaCTAgagaaattggaaaaaaaacaatcgttttACAAAGTTGTGGGCCTTGAAACGATCTTTTATTTGgagaatttatttgattttcaattcCAACAAGGTTCCATCCAAGGTTTCTACACCACTTTCCGAAcagtatttttttcaaaaagtaaGAAGCACAGAAAAGCTTTTTTTACGAAGCTGTTTATCTTAAAAAAAGTGGTCATTTGAGGGATTTATCATGCAAATCGACCAAAGcacaaacaaattataaacaaaatgtCTGTTTCAACCGTCTTTTCAAAATTATGACCAAGGTGGTTACGGCTtgttgttttggaaaatggtAAACGTCAGTTTAGCTCTGGctagcgaaaaagaaaatcaattggATTAAACACCATTTGTTGATACACAGCTGTGAAAAATCTTCTAAAGGTTAGCAACAATCTTTCCGTGTATTATTGAAGTGAACGAAGCGAAAGGATGTCGCTTTTCGACTGCTTCTAGTCCCCGAAAGCAAGTGGTCAGTGGAAATCTGATACGTGTCGTTACTTTTCCAGGCGGTGCCTCCGTGTACAGACAAACATTTGATAAAAACCAACACCCAGTGCACAGAGGGCTGCGGCAGAAAAAAGTACTCCCAATGGATACGCCAGGATTTTATCCCTGCGACGAGGCCGTCATATCCACGAACGACGATGCGAGCAACTGCAAACGGTCGGCGGTGAAGCTGGGCTACTGGAAGGACGACTACATTGGCCACTTTGTGCGCAACCCGGATCGCAAGGCGCCCGAAATAAACCGGGGCTACTATGCCCGCGTCAAGGGTATTCAGATGTGCATCGAGAAATTTTTCAAGGTtagccgatgatgatgatgatgatgatgcgcaTTGCGTGCAAAATATCAGCAAGCAGGGCAATActgatttgttgattttttcctgCGTTTCAGAAAACCGGGGACAAATGCCAAATAATCAATCTCGGTTGCGGCTTCGATACGCTCTACTGGAGACTCCGGGATGCTGGACACATGGTGACTAACTTTGTCGAGCTGGACTTCCCCACCGTCACGTCGCGCAAATGCTACcaaatcaaacgaaataagATATTGCTCGAAAAAATCCACGTTGAAGGTAAGTTGAAAATCAAAGCCGCCTCTGAGCCGGATGTTTATGTTGATTCCCCTAACTTACTTCTAGATGGTGAAGTCCGCCTCAGTCCGACTGATCTGCACTCCACTAACTACCATATCGTCGGGGTGGACTTGCGCAACATCGACGAGGTGGCACAAAAGCTGCAGCAGTCCGAGATTGACTACAACGTACCAACAATCTTCCTGGCCGAATGCGTACTGGTGTACATCGAGtcgcaaaactgcaacaatctgCTCAAGTGGTTCGCGGCGAACTTCAAGACGGCCGCCTTTGTCAACTACGAACAGGTCAACATGAACGATCGGTTCGGTGAGGTGATGCTGAACAACTTGCGGCAGCGCGGGTGCAGTTTAGCCGGGGTGGATTCTTGCGTTTCCCTCGAAACTCAGATCTCAAGGTAGGAACTTCCTTCCCAACAAACGGCCTTTCGTACTTTTACGAAATTTCTCGTACATATTTAGATTTATGCAATGCAACTGGCACGGTGCCAGAGCGTGGGATATGGTGCAGATCTACAACAGCATACCCGCCTCGGAACGAGCCCGCACCGAGCGGATCGAGATGCTGGACGAAGGCGAGCTGTTGATGCAACTGTTCCAACACTACTGCATCTCGATCGCCTGGATAGGGGATCTGTTTCAGGACATCGAAATAACGTAAGCGTTTTCTCGCTCCATCAAAATTCAAATGTATTTTCTTACACCTTTCTCTCTCCACAGCGTTGAAAAGCAACTGTCTTCGCTAAATATAGATTAATCAAACCAACCATCGTGGGATCGTGAAATATATTAGAAGTATATTTTTCTCGACATGAACTACCAGCACGGGTGAAACCAGGACAAAAAGGGGCAAACAGAAAACCTCTACCATAACAATTCCCGGCCATCGGGATCGAAATTCTACTCTGCCTGAAGTAACTGAAAAGGAAACTCTACAATCAAATCCACAAGGACAAACATTTAGCACATGGTCGTGTATTTTAACGTTATTGCACAGTTCAATGTTCATACCGGGACTGTCTACATAGATCTAAGGCAGAAAGTTAATACCATGTACACCCAGATTTTCCTACAAAAGTACCACTTTCGTAAAATATCCTTATACAATACACCCTTTCTATCTTTCATCaacttctttcttttccggaCCTTTCAAACGTTTCTTCAAAAGTTACCTTCCATtagccaaaacgaaaaaagaaacaaacacccaCAAAATGTAATTATCGAATTGATGTAAACTCGGTGTAGCATGTTGCGGCCAAGTAGGAAAAAGGCGCCAACCCATCCTCCGATCCCGGATAAGACTGTATTGGCTAGTTTTGTAGATaggtttttgaaaacaaatttgatacTGCAATAACGCACATCGCACATCTCGATTTTGCCTTGGTTAACTTATTAATTAGATAAAATGtgtatcttctttttttctatcaacTCTGCTCCCATTTTCCCGTCGAGTGCTGGGTCACGATGACAACTCAAACACAAAAGCAAGATTAATTTAATGTAGTATGAACGAAGTGAAGTAGACAGCGTTTCTAAGTTCCTTATTGTATCCGCGAATTTTGttaatatttatttctaaTAAATCTAAAGCAACAGTCGTGTCAAACCGAATGAAACATTATCTTGAACTTTTATTCCTCTCAAGGGAAACAGAATTATCACATGCAGTATATTTAAAGCATACCATCGACACCAGTCTGGTCTTCGTTAAACAATTCCGACCGGATTCGACTGAACAATGCCTTGTTGAGAGCAGATATTTTTCGCGATTGAACTCATCGTGTCAAAGTTCTTTAGGAACACTCCACTGTTAATCCGTCGGATGTTAATTCTTACACGATCATTTGCCTGTGGAAGAAAACCGTAAAAAAATAGGATTAGGACACTTCTTACATCTTGTTTCAAGGTTCCGTTGGCGTCTTACCTCCACACACCATGCCTTTGCCATCAGCACCTCATGTTCGGCGGAAGGATGATTCTCGCGAATCGCTTTCGTCGCCCTGGATAGCACACAAGACATGGCGTAGATATCAATCGCTGAATCGGCCAGTCGCACCAGTAGGAACTGTTGGTCAACAATGCCCTTGCCATGTTTGATCAGTAGCGACTCGATGGTCTTTGAGAACCGATCGATACTATCCGCACACAGGTTGGCCGATTCCTTAAGCGGATCCGCCACGAACGTACTGAGATCAGTTCCACCGTAGCCGATGCTGCGGACAGCACGTCGTGAGCCCTCCTTGAAAATAAGGCCCAGATTAGCTGTTGGGTTTTTGAACGCACGCTGAAGCTCCTTTAGGTGTGATCCGGCGTACTGGATACCGGTGAGGGCCACGAACAGGCGCAGAATGTCGTTGGCACCTTCGAAGATGCGATAGATCCGAATGTCACGCAGAAACTTTTCCAGTCCACTCGATTTCATGAAACCATTGCCGCCGAGAACTTGGATAGCTTCGTCACACACATTCCAGGCTGCTTCGGAGGCAAAAATCTTCGAAATTGCCGCCTCCAGGTGGTAGTCCTTGTGCCCGGCATCCATGTTGCCCGAGATCATGTACCCCATCGATTGGCTCACGTACTGATTCATGGCCATGCGCGCCAGTTTCTCCTGGACGTTGCCAAAGTTTTCAATCTTCTGTCCAAACTGCACGCGGGTAGTCGCGTGTTCCGCGGCCTTTCGGATACAATGAGCCATCGTACCGGCCAGCGTACCCGACATACCGAATCGTCCGTTGTTGAGAATGTTCATCGCCACCTTAAATCCGTCGCCTTCTGCTCCGAGGACGTTCTCAATCGGGATCTTCACGTCATCGAAGTAAACTTCGGCCGTATTGGAGCACTTGATGCCCATCTTGTCCTCCGGCGGTCCTGTGGTGACACCCGCGAACGCACGCTCCACGATGAATGCCGTCACTTTATCCCTCTTTTGACCCGTCCTCGCATCGGTTACTTCGGTTTGCGCAAATACCGTAAACACGTTGGCTAATCCGCCTCCACTGATCCAGATCTTCGATCCATTCAGCACGTAGTGCTTACCATCGGCCGACTTTACCGCCCGACTGCGGATTGACCCTGCATCCGATCCCGAGCTTGGTTCCGTCAAACAGAACGCTGCGATCGTCCCACCGGTCGTAACTTGCGGGAGATACTTCTGCTTCTGTTCCTCCGTTCCGTACAACAGGATGCCCTTCCAGCCGATACTCTGATGGGCACCGAAAACAACGGCCAGCCCCAGATCGATCGCACCGACCAGTTCTCCCATCCGTGCGTACCCCGTGTTCGGAAGGGCGAGCCCTCCGAATTCCTCTGGCGACTGCATTCCCATCAAACCCATCTCCCACATGCTCTGGAAGGTGGCCTCATCCGGTCCACCGTTCTTTTCCGCCTGCACGGGATCGTAGTCATTCtaaaaaggcaaaaagaaaTTCATTCAACTAATGGCCCATAAGAGGCTTTGGCAGGGGACCAACCTACCAAAAAGCGTGAAACAGGGTCAACCAACGAGCTGACGAGTTCCTTCTGTTCCGGCTTGAGCGCGTCCGGGAAAGGGAACACCTGCAGCGGTTCTACCTCACCACGGAACAAATTCGCCATGTACGAAGTGTTGACCGTGGGCGCAGGCGAGGCCTTTTTCACCGGTTTCGTTTGCGGGGCTGCCGAAAGGCATCTATAATAAAAAAGATAgaattaaatgtaaaatttttcgtttaaaatatacacacacagagaaCAATGGAATTCCCTTAAGGCCCATATCAATCGTCAGAAAGAACTTCTTGAGTGCGTCACCGTTTACCACATAGTAAGGAAGCCGCCACACTCCGCATTATCTCATATCAGTTGAGCTGTATAAGACAGTGTCCTCCTCGTTCCAAAGTTCACGGCCTTCTACGACATATCGCTGAGCCACAGGGCAGTGTGCCAGTTGAAGAGACAAAATCGCCAAGTCACTTAGCGATGTGATATCATCACGGATTTGCGCGAAACCGCCAACGAGCTCGGGGTCGCGGGGTCCAAAGTCCACACACTCCGTTGAATCGAATCGCAGGGGGCTGGGCACTTTTTGCTGTGGCATACTTTCACTCCCAACAATTTGCCTTCTGCCAACAACTTACCTGTTGCTGTTCTGCATCCAAGAAGGCGTTCCTTGGTTACGAACCGAGGCACTTCCGTTGGACAAAATTATGCgatgaaaacgaaacattttcgCTGCCAACTTTTAACTCCTaataaacaaacgaacggCGATGACGATTGCGAGCAGTTTGAGCAGAACgtacaccagcagcaccaaacGACGTTCGTCAAACGAATGAGCAGATAGATGTTTGAGGAGTTTGCCGAGCCGCGGGAATCATACTTTTTATTGTGTTGGTCGCTCGCGCCTGCCTTTCAAAAGCCCCATTCTCTCGCGAGTTTGGGGAACATCCCCATTCATGTATGCTATGCTCTCGCGTATTTTTTCGCGTTTTTCCTCTAACACGTGGAACGGCGAAGGTGGCTTTGTTTATCAACATGTGCGTTCGTTGACACCACAGGGTGTatccattttaaaaaaaaccacagcATCCGAACTaaagttaaataatttttactcGTGTGTTGCCGTACAGCAATTCAcacaaaagtataaaaatgAGACATTCTTATTCACGAGATCTTGTATTAAGTAACATTGTGAAATTCTAAATTCTCGTGGCTTTCAAGCATTATCAAAAGAACGAGTAGAACTTAATATTTCTGTAATGAAATTCTGTTAAATTTTTCTGGACTTACCTAGACGAAAGATTCAGTAGAGCCTTTGAGGAGTGCTCATTGCGGGAAAGAACCAAACCACCAAAACGCAGCATTTTTGTAttggattcgaatcacaaaccaCCAGCAAAACACGCTTCAAAAACGGTACCAATCTCGGGAGGCCAGAAACGCAACTGAGTTGCCAGCAGTTGCATCGCGGCAGTAGTATTCATTTTCCTTACATGCCCCCAAAAAACGTGCCCGAATGGGACAGATTTGCACGAGCAGCGGGAATTAGCCAGGAATTGATAAGTTTAACCGGTTTGCCGGCATTACGATAAATGACAcacttttttcccttcacaGAGATAACGAAAAACCGGTCCCCTTTCTACTTTTCATCACCAACACGCATTTATTGTTCAGTGCGGGTTTATCTAAAAATATCGTAAAACTTTAATCAATCTCCAGTGGATTAGTGTGCGCAACGCCGCGCCGTTCGGACACGTTCCGCGCCACCAGTGCCATCCGTTGATAATGGTTCTGGAAGGCGGTCGAGTGAATCCGGTTCAAATTGCGGTGCACCCGATTGCTAGCCTCCTGGCACCACAGCTGCGCCATCACGAGCTCATGCTGAGCCGACGGTAATCCCTTCTTCGAGGACCGGGTAGCACGCGACAGCACGGTCGCCATGGTGTAGATATCGATGACGCAGTCGGCTACCCTGGCCAGCTGGAACTGACGTTCAACGATGCCCTTGCCGTGCTTCGCGAGCAGAGATTCGATGGTTTGGCTGAACTTGTCCACGCACTGGAAGGAAGGAATCAGACATGTGGACAGTTAAGGTAGTATGTTCTGTAGGGGTCATTTACGCTAACTTACCTCGGCGCACTGTTTGGCAGCGTTCTGTAGTTCTTTCGCCACGAATGGAGTTAAATCAGTTCCTCCTACTCCAACCTTGCGTCCGGCACGTTTCGATCCTTCCGCCAGAACCACTCCTATATTTCCCAGAGGATTCTTCAACGCCTTCTGAAGCTCCCGAAGATCTTTTCCCGCATGCTGGATTCCGGTTaaggcgataaacattcgcaACACATCGTTCGCACCCTCGAAGATTCGGAAGATCCTCATATCCCTGAGAAACCGCTCCAATCCACTGGACTTCATGAACCCATTGCCTCCGAGCAGCTGAATGGCTTCGTCACATACGTACCACGCCGCTTCCGTGCAGAACACCTTGCTAACGGCCGCCTCCAGATGGAAGTCCACCGATCCCTTATCCATATTTCCTGCCACCATGTAGGTGAGACTCTGCGCCACATAGTGGTGGGTAGCCATCATGGCCAGTTTCTCCTGGACGTTCTCAAACTCGATCAGCTTCCTCTTGAACTGCACACGACTGGTCACGTGTTCGGTGGCTTTTTCGATGCACGTTTTCATCGTTCCCGAAAGCATAGCACCAAGGCCGAACCTACCGGAGTTGAGGATGTTCACGGCAATCTTGAACCCACTGCCGATCTCCCCCAGGACGTTCTCCACCGGCACTTTGGCATCGTCGAAGAATATTTCTGTCGTAACGGAACACTTAATGCCCATCTTATCTTCCGGTGGTCCCGTGCTAACACCCTCGAACTGTCGCTCAACGATGAATGccgtcattttgtttttcttttcacccgTCTGCGGATCGGCCACTTCCACCTGGGCGAAGGTGGTGAAGATGTTCGCGATTCCACCACCCGAGCACCACAGTTTCGAACCATTCAGGATGTAATACTTCCCACAGGGACTCAGGATCGCTTTCGTTTTCACCGAGGCGGCATCGGAACCCGTACCCGGTTCGGTAAGTGCAAACGCTCCAAATACGCGACCCGAACTCAGCTGAGGTAAGTACTTTTCCTTCTGTTCCTTCGTGCCGTACAGCATTATACCTTTGGTGCCGATGGTCTGATGCGCTCCGGCGTAGATGCACATACCAAGATCGTAGCCGCCGGAGATCTCGGACAGCCGCACCGACTGAGAATTCGATAGTCCTAACCCACCGTACTCGGTGGGAATAAACGGACCGAGAAATCCCTGATCCCACAACGCGTCCACAACCGCCTGGTCGACGTTGGCCGTTGCATCGTTTCGAGCGGCATCGTTTACTTCCTacaatgcaaaacaaactcTTTTAGAATACGGGCTATTGCTCCACACCACCGTTCCACTCCTTGCCTGGTAAAATTTAACCGTTGGATCAACAAACGCCTGCACGTATTCCTTCTGCTCGTCGCTCAATGGCTCCGGATACGGAAACAGTTCGGCCGTTTGTAGTTTCCCACTGAACACGTTCATAACGAACGATCGGTTCGGTTTCAGCTGCTCTTTGCTTTGCAACGTGGGACCGAGGGACACATTCCGAATGGCACTTCGAAGCAACATCTGCCGAACCTGACAAACTGACACGGAATTCACGCacgtttttaacattttattactGGTATGCTATCTGATCAGGAACCACAACGGAACTAAGGCTGACCGGATTcgaaaaacactttaaatcaCCACCATTTGGTGTtgcttacatttttttttaatttaatcctACGTCTGATATCAATCAAAAACATCACTATCTACGTATTGACATGTTGTTTTTGCGTCTGCAAATGGAGTTTGGATATCGTTTCGGGTGAAAAAGGCTTATGATATGACCCCCCCATGGCGCGGGAAATTCCAAACCTCGATTCCATAGTCGGAGGGGTCTGGGACTCGTGACCAGAGCTTATCTAACATGAAAGCAAGACACACCTAAACGCGATCCGATAACTGATTTATTCGGTTCAGTCAATTTCGTTCGGATTCGTGTACGGTAATCCTCTTCGCTCGGAGACGGTCTTTGCGATGGTGGCCATTCGACGATAGTTCTCTTGGGAAGCCCTCGAATGGATTCGGTTTACGCTCGAAAGGACACGCTCATTCGCCTCCTTGCACCAGATCTGAGTCATCAGAACTTCCTGCTCGGCCGATGGAAGACCGAGTCGAACTGCGCGGGATGCTCTAGAAAGGGTGGTTGCCATTGCGTAGATATCGATGGCACTGTCGGCCACCCTTGCCAGCAGAAACTGCCGTTCTGTTATGGCTTTTCCGTGTTTAAGAAGCAGAGATTCTACAGTTTGGCTGAATATATCGATGCTctgtgaagaagaagaaggtaacGTTAGGGTGTGGACATGCAACATAACAAAAACCTCTCTACCTCAGCACACTGCTTGGCAGCGTTGTGTAGTTCCTTCGCAACGAAAGGGCTCAAATCCGTACGTCCCATTCCAACCTTGCGCTCAAAACGCCTGGAACCTTCTGCCAGAATCACTCCTATATTTCCCAGTGGGTTCTTTAGCGACTTCTGAATTTCCTGTAAGCTTTTTCCCGCCTGTTGGATACCGGTCAAagcgataaacattctcagtacATCGTTCGCACCCTCGAAAATGCGAAAAACACGAATATCTCGAAGGAATCGCTCCAATCCGCTCGACTTCATGAACCCATTGCCTCCGAGCAGCTGAATGGCTTCGTCACAGACGTACCACGCCGCTTCCGTGCAGAACACCTTGCTAACGGCCGCCTCCAGATGGAAGTCCACCGATCCCTGGTCCATGTTACCGGAAACCATGTACGTCAAACTCTGTGCCACATAGTGGTGGGTAGCCATCATGGCCAGTTTCTCCTGGACGTTCTCAAACTCGATCAGATGACGCTTGAATTGCACACGACTGGTCACGTGTTCGGTGGCTTTTTCGATGCATGTTTTCATCGTTCCCGAAAGCATTGCACCCAGGCCGTAGCGGCCCGAATTCAGGATGTTCACGGCAATCTTGAAACCACAACCGATCTCCCCCAGCACGTTCTCCACCGGCACTCTAACGTCATCCAGAAACAGCTCATTCGTGACCGAACACTTTAGGCCCATCTTATCTTCCGGCGGTCCCGTGCTAACGCCTCCGAAACTTCGCTCCACGATAAATGCCGTCATTTTGTTACGCTTCTCTCCTGTCTGCGGATCGACCACTTCCACCTGAGCGAAGGTAGTAAACACGTCCGCCAGGCCTCCGCCCGAAATCCACAGCTTCGAACCGTTCATGAGGTAATACTTCCCACACGAACTTAGTACGGCCTTAGTTTTAATAGACGCTGCATCCGATCCAGAGCCGGGCTCGGTCAATGCGAAAGCTCCAAACACACGGCCCGTACTCAGCATGGGCAAATACTTTTGTTTCTGTTGCTCGCTACCGTACAGGAGAATTCCTTTCGTGCCGATACTCTTATGGGC encodes:
- the LOC131285786 gene encoding very long-chain specific acyl-CoA dehydrogenase, mitochondrial-like → MLHSAIWPVVTRKSRLVLRPPTVALFTSNTTHFAEANPSASLERKPNTNRSFMMNLFSGKLQTSELFPYPEPLNEEQKEYARALVDPVHRFFTKVNDAVRNDDTSNVDSKTIDALWDLGLLSVYVPPELGGLGLCNVQSVLMAEISGGYDLSLSLMIGAHKSIGTKGILLYGSEQQKQKYLPMLSTGRVFGAFALTEPGSGSDAASIKTKAVLSSCGKYYLMNGSKLWISGGGLADVFTTFAQVEVVDPQTGEKRNKMTAFIVERSFGGVSTGPPEDKMGLKCSVTNELFLDDVRVPVENVLGEIGCGFKIAVNILNSGRYGLGAMLSGTMKTCIEKATEHVTSRVQFKRHLIEFENVQEKLAMMATHHYVAQSLTYMVSGNMDQGSVDFHLEAAVSKVFCTEAAWYVCDEAIQLLGGNGFMKSSGLERFLRDIRVFRIFEGANDVLRMFIALTGIQQAGKSLQEIQKSLKNPLGNIGVILAEGSRRFERKVGMGRTDLSPFVAKELHNAAKQCAESIDIFSQTVESLLLKHGKAITERQFLLARVADSAIDIYAMATTLSRASRAVRLGLPSAEQEVLMTQIWCKEANERVLSSVNRIHSRASQENYRRMATIAKTVSERRGLPYTNPNEID
- the LOC131281107 gene encoding very long-chain specific acyl-CoA dehydrogenase, mitochondrial-like; protein product: MANLFRGEVEPLQVFPFPDALKPEQKELVSSLVDPVSRFLNDYDPVQAEKNGGPDEATFQSMWEMGLMGMQSPEEFGGLALPNTGYARMGELVGAIDLGLAVVFGAHQSIGWKGILLYGTEEQKQKYLPQVTTGGTIAAFCLTEPSSGSDAGSIRSRAVKSADGKHYVLNGSKIWISGGGLANVFTVFAQTEVTDARTGQKRDKVTAFIVERAFAGVTTGPPEDKMGIKCSNTAEVYFDDVKIPIENVLGAEGDGFKVAMNILNNGRFGMSGTLAGTMAHCIRKAAEHATTRVQFGQKIENFGNVQEKLARMAMNQYVSQSMGYMISGNMDAGHKDYHLEAAISKIFASEAAWNVCDEAIQVLGGNGFMKSSGLEKFLRDIRIYRIFEGANDILRLFVALTGIQYAGSHLKELQRAFKNPTANLGLIFKEGSRRAVRSIGYGGTDLSTFVADPLKESANLCADSIDRFSKTIESLLIKHGKGIVDQQFLLVRLADSAIDIYAMSCVLSRATKAIRENHPSAEHEVLMAKAWCVEANDRVRINIRRINSGVFLKNFDTMSSIAKNICSQQGIVQSNPVGIV
- the LOC131290484 gene encoding leucine carboxyl methyltransferase 1 — translated: MDTPGFYPCDEAVISTNDDASNCKRSAVKLGYWKDDYIGHFVRNPDRKAPEINRGYYARVKGIQMCIEKFFKKTGDKCQIINLGCGFDTLYWRLRDAGHMVTNFVELDFPTVTSRKCYQIKRNKILLEKIHVEDGEVRLSPTDLHSTNYHIVGVDLRNIDEVAQKLQQSEIDYNVPTIFLAECVLVYIESQNCNNLLKWFAANFKTAAFVNYEQVNMNDRFGEVMLNNLRQRGCSLAGVDSCVSLETQISRFMQCNWHGARAWDMVQIYNSIPASERARTERIEMLDEGELLMQLFQHYCISIAWIGDLFQDIEITVEKQLSSLNID
- the LOC131281489 gene encoding very long-chain specific acyl-CoA dehydrogenase, mitochondrial-like, which gives rise to MLKTCVNSVSVCQVRQMLLRSAIRNVSLGPTLQSKEQLKPNRSFVMNVFSGKLQTAELFPYPEPLSDEQKEYVQAFVDPTVKFYQEVNDAARNDATANVDQAVVDALWDQGFLGPFIPTEYGGLGLSNSQSVRLSEISGGYDLGMCIYAGAHQTIGTKGIMLYGTKEQKEKYLPQLSSGRVFGAFALTEPGTGSDAASVKTKAILSPCGKYYILNGSKLWCSGGGIANIFTTFAQVEVADPQTGEKKNKMTAFIVERQFEGVSTGPPEDKMGIKCSVTTEIFFDDAKVPVENVLGEIGSGFKIAVNILNSGRFGLGAMLSGTMKTCIEKATEHVTSRVQFKRKLIEFENVQEKLAMMATHHYVAQSLTYMVAGNMDKGSVDFHLEAAVSKVFCTEAAWYVCDEAIQLLGGNGFMKSSGLERFLRDMRIFRIFEGANDVLRMFIALTGIQHAGKDLRELQKALKNPLGNIGVVLAEGSKRAGRKVGVGGTDLTPFVAKELQNAAKQCAECVDKFSQTIESLLAKHGKGIVERQFQLARVADCVIDIYTMATVLSRATRSSKKGLPSAQHELVMAQLWCQEASNRVHRNLNRIHSTAFQNHYQRMALVARNVSERRGVAHTNPLEID